The following proteins are co-located in the Ketogulonicigenium robustum genome:
- a CDS encoding DsbA family oxidoreductase, producing MIKLDILGDPTDSWSMIALVALQAALAEADENPFVIEWHPLRRFAQLDPAGAPRHTILEPALGGREGLAKHDAEITAAATALGREVNLHKVTHLPNPMNALRLIHWAGLEGHQIDAVEALQTAYFRDGADIGDTDVLVQIATTLGMDGLAIRRLLAGPADAADLRAREAHSRKMGVKAVPTFIVDQHHVLAGAQTPALWLSVIKELTDSDHPPANAVLH from the coding sequence ATGATAAAGCTCGATATCCTCGGCGACCCGACCGATTCATGGTCTATGATCGCTCTTGTGGCGCTGCAGGCCGCCTTGGCCGAAGCTGACGAAAACCCCTTTGTCATCGAATGGCACCCGCTGCGGCGTTTTGCCCAGCTCGACCCCGCAGGGGCCCCGCGCCACACCATCCTCGAACCCGCTCTCGGCGGGCGCGAGGGGCTGGCCAAACACGACGCCGAAATCACCGCCGCTGCCACCGCACTGGGGCGCGAGGTGAACCTGCACAAGGTCACCCACCTGCCGAACCCCATGAACGCGCTGCGCCTGATCCACTGGGCCGGCCTCGAGGGGCACCAGATCGACGCGGTCGAGGCCCTGCAAACCGCCTACTTCCGCGACGGTGCCGATATCGGCGACACCGATGTCCTCGTGCAGATCGCCACAACCCTCGGCATGGATGGCCTCGCGATCCGCCGCCTGCTGGCCGGCCCCGCCGATGCAGCCGATCTGCGCGCCCGCGAGGCTCATTCGCGTAAAATGGGTGTCAAAGCCGTCCCAACCTTCATCGTCGACCAGCACCACGTTCTCGCCGGCGCCCAAACACCTGCCCTCTGGCTCTCAGTCATCAAGGAACTTACGGACAGCGACCACCCTCCGGCAAACGCTGTGCTGCATTAA
- a CDS encoding MFS transporter, with product MVEFVALMALLTAVVAFSMDSMLPQISQIGLELSPERPNLSLLVITTFTLGLGCGTLFVGVLADRFGRKAVILSGLAIYAIGAVISWSSQSIVPMLIGRFIAGMGGAAPRIVTIAMIRDIYSGREMARIMSFVMTVFSLVPALAPSIGALLAHADGWRTVFLSFVLFALIAGVWVSLRQPETLPLPERRPIKGTVIWAGVKEVFAHPIVRLSLIIQALFFGTMFTLLSTAEPLYHRVYGVTNAFPLWFGLSAVIAMGFSLLNARIVMRFAVRNIIMTTLSVQVAISLLYLLIRTLHLPQEVEFVFFFIWTASIFAQGALTMGNLNTVAMMPMGHIAGLAASVLAAAGTIGGTLIATAIGQTITDRPEPVAIAVVVIASLSLFLARGLPNKVL from the coding sequence ATGGTCGAATTCGTCGCTTTGATGGCCCTACTGACAGCCGTCGTCGCCTTCTCGATGGATTCGATGCTACCGCAGATCTCGCAAATCGGCCTCGAACTCAGCCCCGAACGGCCGAACCTCAGCCTGCTGGTCATCACCACCTTTACGCTCGGCCTCGGTTGCGGGACGCTGTTCGTCGGCGTGCTGGCCGACAGGTTCGGCCGCAAAGCGGTCATCCTTAGCGGCCTTGCCATCTATGCCATCGGGGCGGTGATCTCGTGGTCGTCGCAGTCCATCGTGCCCATGCTGATCGGCCGGTTCATCGCAGGCATGGGCGGCGCGGCCCCGCGCATCGTCACTATCGCCATGATCCGCGACATCTACTCGGGCCGCGAAATGGCCCGCATCATGTCGTTCGTGATGACGGTCTTCAGCCTCGTGCCCGCACTCGCGCCCTCTATCGGCGCGCTGCTGGCCCATGCCGATGGCTGGCGCACGGTGTTCCTATCTTTCGTCCTTTTCGCACTGATCGCGGGCGTCTGGGTCAGCCTGCGCCAACCCGAAACCCTGCCGCTCCCCGAACGCCGCCCCATCAAAGGCACCGTCATCTGGGCCGGCGTGAAAGAGGTCTTCGCCCACCCTATCGTGCGCCTGTCGCTGATCATCCAAGCGCTGTTCTTCGGCACGATGTTCACGCTGCTCTCCACGGCCGAGCCGCTTTACCATCGGGTCTACGGCGTCACCAACGCCTTCCCGCTGTGGTTTGGCCTCAGCGCCGTCATTGCAATGGGCTTCAGTCTGCTGAACGCACGCATCGTCATGCGGTTTGCCGTGCGCAATATCATCATGACAACGCTGTCGGTGCAGGTCGCCATCTCGCTGCTCTATCTGCTGATCCGCACGCTGCACTTGCCGCAAGAAGTCGAATTCGTTTTCTTCTTCATCTGGACAGCCTCGATCTTCGCCCAAGGCGCGCTGACGATGGGCAACCTCAACACCGTCGCCATGATGCCGATGGGCCATATCGCCGGCCTTGCCGCATCGGTCTTGGCCGCGGCAGGCACCATCGGCGGCACGCTGATCGCAACCGCAATCGGCCAAACGATCACCGACAGGCCCGAACCGGTGGCCATCGCGGTGGTGGTTATCGCCAGTCTCTCGCTCTTCCTCGCGCGCGGGCTTCCGAACAAAGTGCTATAA